In Yarrowia lipolytica chromosome 1F, complete sequence, a genomic segment contains:
- a CDS encoding uncharacterized protein (Compare to YALI0F01122g, similar to Saccharomyces cerevisiae NEO1 (YIL048W); ancestral locus Anc_7.234, similar to uniprot|P40527 Saccharomyces cerevisiae YIL048w Potential phospholipid-transporting ATPase 4 (EC 3. 6.3.1) and KLLA0C08393g Kluyveromyces lactis IPF 6246.1), translating to MSESIPLANLQPHMDEDSVPLIGDGPQTERRGHRDHRNRHNQEAEAEERVIDPRHPDLSTSNAVSNAKYSPWSFIPKILYEQFKFFFNLYFLLVALSQAIPALRIGYLSSYVVPLAFVLTVTMGKEAWDDILRRRRDNESNSETYTVLDQVTQVASRDIHVGQLVQIHKDQRVPADMVLLQSSEESAECFIRTDQLDGETDWKLRIAPHITQKLSETDLKDLVTVTAEPPRKSIHQFEGKVTVGTDSMGLSVDNTMWANTVLASGTAVGIVVYVGAETRQALNTSRAGTKTGLLELELNSLSKMLCFCVFLLSFVLVALHGFGKEWYVDVMRFLILFSTIIPVSLRVNLDMAKSVYAYQIEHDSSIPDTVVRTSTIPEDLGRIEYVLSDKTGTLTQNDMEMKKIHVGTVSYAGEAMDEVRDFVNSGGEAGPRSRREIGNRVKDIVTALAICHSVTPSYEDGTLTYQAASPDEIAIVNWTAEVGLRLVRRDRSSMVLQLESTGQLREYEILNVFPFTSESKRMGIVVRDGDDYWFFEKGADTVMASIVQTNDWLEEETANMAREGLRTLVVGRKRLSKKSYEAFSEAYAKAQMAMHRRDHAIAHVITEHLEHDLELLGLTGVEDRLQKDVKVSLELLRNAGIKIWMLTGDKVETARCVAVSSKLVSRGQHVHTITKLKGREAALDQLEYLQFKTDAALLIDGESLQQFLNLYQTEFITVATKLPAVIACRCHPQQKADMALLIRQHTKKRVLCIGDGGNDVSMIQAADVGVGIVGKEGRQASLAADFSITQFCHLTKLLLWHGRNSYKRSAKLALFVIHRGLIISVCQTVYSVSSRFEPLALYQGWLMVGYATVYTMMPVFSLVLDKDVDEHLAKLYPELYKELTEGKSLSWSTFFIWVLISLYQGIIVQGLAQVFTGLDQTLFTTMVAVSYTGLLLNELFMVALEVIKWNKTMVITEVVSLGLYCGSIPFLGEYFNLEYFQKPDLYWQVAVILSAALIPVWAAKAIKAKLKPPSYAKVQDA from the coding sequence ATGTCGGAAAGTATCCCCTTGGCCAATCTACAGCCACACATGGACGAGGACAGCGTGCCACTGATTGGCGACGGTCCCCAGACCGAGCGGCGAGGACACCGAGACCATCGCAACCGTCACAATCAAGAAGCCGAGGCAGAAGAACGGGTCATCGACCCGCGACATCCCGATCtgtccacctccaacgcCGTGTCCAACGCCAAGTACTCGCCCTGGTCATTCATTCCAAAGATTCTCTATGAGCAATTCAAGTTTTTCTTCAATCTCTATTTTCTGCTGGTTGCTTTGTCGCAGGCCATTCCGGCACTGCGGATCGGCTACTTGTCGTCCTACGTCGTTCCCCTGGCCTTTGTATTGACGGTAACGATGGGAAAGGAGGCATGGGACGACATCCTGCGACGACGAAGAGACAATGAATCAAACTCAGAAACTTACACGGTTCTGGATCAGGTGACCCAGGTCgcttcacgtgacatccATGTCGGCCAGCTCGTCCAGATCCACAAAGACCAGCGTGTCCCCGCAGACATGGTGCTTCTCCAGTCGTCGGAAGAATCAGCTGAGTGTTTTATTCGAACCGATCAACTCGACGGTGAAACGGACTGGAAACTAAGAATCGCACCTCACATCACCCAAAAGCTGTCGGAAACCGATCTCAAGGATCTCGTGACAGTCACGGCAGAACCGCCGCGAAAATCCATCCACCAATTTGAAGGAAAGGTCACTGTTGGAACCGACTCCATGGGTCTCTCAGTCGACAACACAATGTGGGCCAACACGGTTCTCGCCAGCGGAACAGCCGTTGGAATCGTTGTTTACGTAGGCGCAGAAACCCGCCAGGCTCTCAACACATCTCGAGCAGGCACTAAAACCGGTCTGCTTGAACTCGAGCTCAACTCTCTGTCGAAAATGCTCTGCTTCTGCGTCTTCTTGCTCTCCTTTGTTCTTGTGGCACTCCACGGATTTGGAAAAGAATGGTACGTCGACGTGATGCGCTTTCTCATTCTTTTCTCCACAATCATCCCTGTTTCTCTCCGAGTCAACCTCGACATGGCCAAGTCGGTCTACGCATACCAGATTGAGCATGACTCTTCCATTCCAGACACTGTTGTGCGAACATCCACCATTCCCGAAGACCTTGGCCGAATCGAGTACGTGCTTTCCGACAAGACAGGAACACTTACCCAGAACgacatggagatgaagaagatccATGTGGGCACTGTTTCGTACGCCGGGGAGGCCATGGACGAAGTGCGCGACTTTGTCAACTCTGGCGGGGAAGCCGGACCTCGATCAAGACGAGAGATCGGAAACCGAGTCAAAGACATTGTCACAGCTTTGGCCATTTGTCATTCTGTCACTCCTTCCTACGAAGACGGCACTCTGACGTATCAGGCTGCATCTCCCGATGAAATTGCCATTGTCAATTGGACTGCCGAGGTCGGCCTTCGTCTTGTTCGTCGAGACAGAAGCTCTATGGTCTTGCAACTGGAATCTACCGGCCAGCTACGGGAAtacgagattctcaacgtGTTCCCATTCACATCCGAATCGAAACGAATGGGCATTGTTGTTCGAGATGGAGACGACTACTGGTTTTTTGAAAAGGGAGCCGATACCGTCATGGCTAGCATTGTGCAGACCAACGActggctggaggaggagacagCAAATATGGCTCGCGAGGGTCTACGAACACTGGTGGTGGGCCGAAAGCGGCTGTCCAAGAAGTCGTACGAGGCCTTTTCTGAAGCATATGCGAAGGCGCAGATGGCAATGCATAGACGAGATCACGCGATcgctcacgtgatcacGGAGCATCTGGAGCACGATCTGGAGCTTCTGGGTCTGACTGGTGTCGAGGACCGACTCCAGAAGGACGTAAAGGTGTCTCTGGAGCTCCTGCGAAACGCAGGCATCAAAATCTGGATGTTGACCGGAGACAAGGTTGAGACGGCTCGATGTGTGGCCGTATCGTCCAAACTTGTGTCACGTGGCCAGCATGTGCACACAATCACAAAACTCAAGGGCCGCGAGGCTGCTTTGGATCAATTGGAGTACCTGCAGTTCAAGACTGATGCTGCTCTGTTGATTGACGGAGAGTCCTTACAGCAGTTCCTGAACCTCTACCAGACCGAGTTCATTACTGTGGCCACAAAACTCCCCGCAGTGATTGCTTGTCGATGCCATCCTCAGCAGAAAGCAGATATGGCCTTGTTGATCAGACAGCATACAAAGAAACGGGTGCTCTGTATTGGAGACGGAGGCAACGATGTTTCCATGATCCAGGCTGCCGACGTGGGAGTTGGTATTGTTGGAAAAGAGGGCCGACAAGCCAGTCTGGCAGCTGACTTTTCCATCACTCAGTTCTGCCATCTCACCAAGCTGTTGCTTTGGCATGGAAGAAACTCATACAAACGGTCGGCCAAACTGGCGCTGTTTGTCATTCACCGAGGACTCATTATCTCCGTGTGTCAAACTGTGTATTCTGTGTCATCTCGATTCGAGCCTCTGGCTCTCTATCAAGGATGGCTCATGGTAGGCTATGCTACGGTGTACACCATGATGCCCGTCTTTTCGCTGGTGCTCGATAAAGATGTGGACGAGCACCTGGCCAAGCTCTACCCGGAGCTGTATAAGGAGCTGACAGAGGGTAAGTCGCTCTCATGGAGCACCTTTTTCATCTGGGTGCTCATTTCCTTGTACCAAGGTATCATTGTGCAAGGACTGGCCCAGGTGTTCACCGGTCTCGACCAGACCCtcttcaccaccatggTTGCTGTCTCATACACGGGTCTACTTCTCAACGAGCTGTTCatggtggctctggaggtgATCAAGTGGAACAAGACCATGGTAATTACCGAGGTGGTATCTCTCGGGCTATACTGCGGTTCCATTCCGTTTCTGGGCGAGTACTTCAACCTCGAATACTTTCAAAAGCCAGACTTATACTGGCAGGTGGCTGTCATTCTTTCGGCTGCCCTTATCCCCGTGTGggctgccaaggccatAAAAGCAAAACTCAAGCCTCCTAGTTATGCCAAGGTACAGGATGCTTAA
- a CDS encoding uncharacterized protein (Compare to YALI0F01144g, similar to Saccharomyces cerevisiae MED4 (YOR174W); ancestral locus Anc_6.65, uniprot|Q8WZL6 Yarrowia lipolytica Med4 protein transcription regulation mediator), with product MNSTPANSTPLPPLQPFTPGSSAATPAPIALTRSKPRRRLSSNVVGVSDRRRLLQMLQNVEEVSPGPDSASEAGESPSIRSQDEAHLEHLSSARICMDEDKELLIHQALPAFENTLLRFVQALSKYDFRQDLAETLMETESQFCEAVDELVEHQQAAQTIAALERVSEGLDDKIRDMIRKLAECRRELRNYQPNNENQSTLSSADLLTYATRIANFTTAPPYFRERPEHSKLPWPIEDEMRKGLLALMEVGKDKTELGELADPEKFAHTAANGVAPNGAAPVANGVAQNHNNGYAMERRLSTGYGSDNDGDTNMNGRSGLAGLDIFDDDDDDDDDD from the coding sequence ATGAACTCAACTCCGGCCAATTCAACGCCTCTACCGCCATTACAACCCTTCACACCAGGCTCCTCGGCTGCAACGCCCGCACCAATAGCTCTGACCAGGTCCAAGCCCCGTAGACGGCTGTCGTCGAACGTGGTGGGTGTGTCGGACCGGCGGCGGCTGCTGCAAATGCTTCAAAACGTGGAGGAAGTGTCTCCAGGTCCCGATAGTGCAAGTGAAGCGGGAGAGTCGCCGTCTATTCGATCTCAAGATGAAGCACATCTGGAACATCTTTCTTCGGCGAGAATCTGCATGGATgaagacaaggagctgtTGATTCATCAGGCGCTACCAGCATTTGAAAATACGCTGCTTCGGTTCGTACAGGCGTTGTCCAAGTACGACTTTCGACAGGATCTGGCAGAAACCCTGATGGAGACAGAATCGCAGTTTTGTGAGGCCGTGgacgagctggtggagcaCCAACAGGCGGCACAGACAATCGCGGCACTGGAACGTGTCAGTGAAGGGTTGGACGACAAGATTCGAGACATGATCCGCAAACTGGCAGAGTGCAGACGAGAGCTGCGAAACTACCAGCCCAACAACGAGAACCAGTCGACCTTGTCGTCGGCAGATCTGCTGACATATGCCACGCGAATTGCAAACTTCACCACAGCTCCTCCGTACTTTAGAGAGCGGCCTGAGCACTCGAAGCTGCCCTGGCCAATTGAAGACGAGATGAGAAAGGGATTGCTGGCTCTTATGGAAGTAGGAAAGGACAAGACGGAGCTCGGAGAGCTGGCGGACCCGGAGAAGTTCGCACACACCGCTGCAAATGGTGTGGCTCCCAATGGAGCGGCTCCCGTGGCCAACGGAGTAGCTCAGAACCACAACAATGGATATGCTATGGAACGACGACTATCGACGGGCTACGGAAGCGATAATGATGGCGATACGAATATGAACGGAAGGAGTGGTTTGGCGGGTCTGGACATCtttgacgatgatgatgatgacgatgacgatgattAA